In Hymenobacter aquaticus, a single window of DNA contains:
- a CDS encoding DUF4271 domain-containing protein — MGQVKRSIYRRLGWLLGFLWLLQVPGTFAAEYRPLPPTTKRGLSTDWLIHDAGRNRLVLYLPDYHAPALAYYQWVAIRPSRPFTIKFAAPKGLSLFLDNRLVFTAATTASYTLDLATLLPDGAAAGPHLLCVWHPETAPNLTSFTNAVPVVKTNESPVSAAAAMPLPRGHQGQNVFLCFLLLIGLFYGSIRSAYQSGFARIYHFEGLWSKTSNDQDFLTKPTVTWLNLLLVAVFSLSFALLLVAIHTNIQSIIILRRLFDVPESAIIVRVLLYAALIVAFVLGKYLFLEVMGYIFDVTQLVMVQYREFMRTILFMGLFLPGVMLLYLGLNQTLPETVLWVSNGVVSLMLIGTVIRIARTLHRRASLLNLHLFSYLCATEVIPLIVLLKLIVFTY, encoded by the coding sequence GTGGGTCAGGTCAAACGAAGCATCTATCGGCGTCTAGGGTGGCTGCTGGGCTTTCTGTGGCTGTTGCAGGTGCCCGGTACCTTCGCGGCCGAGTACCGCCCGTTACCCCCCACGACCAAGCGCGGGTTATCTACCGACTGGCTGATCCACGATGCCGGGCGTAACCGGCTGGTGCTTTATCTGCCCGACTATCACGCGCCGGCGCTGGCCTATTACCAATGGGTTGCCATTCGCCCCAGTCGGCCGTTTACCATCAAGTTTGCTGCCCCCAAGGGCTTAAGTCTGTTTCTGGACAACCGGCTGGTTTTTACGGCGGCTACCACTGCTTCCTATACCCTCGATCTGGCTACGTTGCTGCCCGACGGCGCAGCTGCCGGGCCCCATCTGCTCTGCGTCTGGCATCCCGAAACAGCCCCAAACCTGACCTCTTTTACCAATGCCGTACCAGTCGTCAAGACCAACGAAAGCCCGGTCTCGGCGGCCGCCGCTATGCCGTTACCTAGGGGGCACCAGGGGCAAAATGTGTTCTTGTGCTTCCTGCTGCTGATTGGTTTGTTCTACGGTAGTATTCGCTCGGCTTACCAGTCCGGCTTTGCCCGTATCTATCATTTCGAGGGGCTTTGGAGCAAGACGTCCAACGACCAGGATTTCCTGACGAAGCCCACCGTTACGTGGCTTAATCTGCTGCTGGTTGCCGTTTTCTCCCTTTCCTTTGCGCTGCTGCTGGTCGCTATCCATACCAATATTCAGAGCATCATTATCCTGCGCCGGCTGTTCGACGTCCCCGAGTCGGCCATCATTGTGCGGGTCCTGCTCTACGCCGCCCTGATTGTGGCCTTTGTGCTGGGTAAATACCTTTTTTTGGAGGTAATGGGCTATATTTTCGACGTCACGCAGCTGGTAATGGTCCAGTACCGCGAGTTTATGCGCACCATCCTGTTCATGGGCCTTTTCTTGCCGGGCGTCATGCTCCTGTACCTGGGGTTGAACCAGACGCTGCCCGAAACTGTCTTGTGGGTATCCAATGGAGTGGTTTCCTTGATGTTGATTGGTACGGTCATCCGGATTGCCCGCACGCTGCATCGGCGGGCCTCCCTACTAAATCTGCATTTGTTTTCGTACCTTTGCGCCACAGAAGTGATTCCTTTGATCGTTCTGCTCAAGTTGATAGTATTTACTTACTAG